From a single Cotesia glomerata isolate CgM1 linkage group LG6, MPM_Cglom_v2.3, whole genome shotgun sequence genomic region:
- the LOC123267839 gene encoding sodium/potassium/calcium exchanger 4-like, with translation MNIRFNKFLSLVIILSLGFKAINSEDQGLSYDSDNLTLTEIKNCSNERSVEDFPEDFFTTDQLQHGAALLHTLFGFYCFLLTAYVCNDYLLPALDIICAELKISADVAGATFLATASCFPELFVNVVGTFLTESDLGVGTVVGGAVFNTFATPAFGALSAAQGIQLDGWILSRDCIIYIISVSVLVIVMWDARVTWYEAMILMILFTAYFALLFLNKFVIKFSKNVKEYFSKNSSLAVKTESKINKEMLNGSYKPFVHGEMKIEYRKSIQITRKKEVENGICNADAIEKLEEYIEPDTPFVWPSGSFLKKFWFLLTWPAKLILFVTIPDTRYKKFHKWYPITFIMCIMWIAISSYLVSWMMTVVGDTLGISDSIMGITLLSAGGNMPELVSIVILSRQGNGDMAMSNTLGANTLDILLCLGLPWMIKTIMTGSDVVIESGAIAYSVMSIIVCVVGFFGVTAFYKYQLNRKVGYACLVMYVLFLTFAILMETDIIFSTSRCITNDNML, from the exons ATGAATATTcgattcaataaatttctaagtttAGTGATAATTTTATCTCTGGGATTCAAGGCAATCAACAGTGAAGATCAAG GCTTAAGCTATGATTCAGATAATCTAACGCtaacagaaattaaaaattgttctaaTGAGCGTTCCGTCGAAGACTTTCCAGAAGATTTTTTTACAACAGATCAACTGCAGCATGGAGCTGCTTTGCTGCATACACTTTTtggattttattgttttttattaactgcATACGTATGCAATGATTATTTACTACCGGCGCTTGATATTATTTGCgcggaattaaaaataagtgcCGATGTTGCGGGCGCGACATTTTTGGCTACCGCTAGTTGTTTTCCCGAATTATTCGTCAATGTTGTCGGTACTTTTTTGACGGAATCTGACCTAGGAGTCGGTACTGTTGTAGGAGGTGCTGTTTTTAATACATTTGCTACACCGGCTTTTGGCGCTTTATCAGCAGCGcag GGAATTCAATTAGACGGGTGGATTTTGTCACGTGATTGCATTATTTACATCATATCTGTAAGTGTGCTCGTAATCGTAATGTGGGATGCACGTGTTACTTGGTACGAAGCTATGATTTTAATGATACTATTTACAGCGTACTTCgctttattgtttttaaataaatttgttataaagttttcgaaaaatgttaaagagtattttagtaaaaattcatCGCTTGCCGTTAAAACTG AATCTAAAATAAACAAAGAAATGTTAAATGGATCTTACAAGCCATTTGTACACGGTGAAATGAAAATAGAGTACAGAAAAAGTATACAGATTACTAGaaaaaaagaagttgaaaatgGTATTTGTAATGCTGATGCTATTGAAAAACTTGAAGAGTATATTGAGCCag ATACTCCATTTGTTTGGCCGAGCGGaagttttctaaaaaaattctggttTTTATTGACATGGCCAgcaaaactaattttattcgTAACGATACCAGACACTCGGTATAAAAAGTTTCATAAGTGGTATCCGATAACTTTCATAATGTGCATTATGTGGATAGCCATATCGTCTTATCTAGTCAGCTGGATGATGACTGTTGTCGGTGATACCCTCGGTATATCTGATTCTATTATGGGTATAACACTTTTATCTGCCGGAGGTAACATGCCTGAACTAGTATCCATTGTTATTCTTTCCCGCCAAG GAAATGGAGATATGGCGATGAGTAACACACTCGGAGCTAACACGCTGGATATTTTACTGTGTTTGGGCTTACCGTGGATGATCAAAACTATTATGACAGGAAGCGATGTCGTAATAGAATCGGGTGCCATCGCTTACAGTGTTATGTCGATAATTGTCTGTGTTGTGGGATTTTTTGGTGTCACTGCCTTCTACAAGTATCAGTTGAACCGCAAAGTTGGATACGCTTGTCTTGTTATGTACGTACTTTTTTTGACATTTGCTATCCTCATGGAGactgatattattttttcaactagTCGATGTATAACTAATGATAATAtgttatag
- the LOC123267841 gene encoding solute carrier family 35 member B1 homolog: protein MTSNSSTRLIICALGIFVCYFYFGMLQEKITRGVYGDEKNSEKFTYMFSLVFFQCVVNYVFSKFLLLTVMKENDDSTKTVYYAFAALTYLLGMVSSNMALSYVSYPTQVVGKSAKPIPVMLLGVLLGKKSYSMRKYLFTFMIVAGVILFMFKDGKSAPEKQSEQTGFGGELLIFLSLMMDGFTSAAQERMRAEHKSSSGHMMMNMNFWSMVFSGTVIALSGEMFEFVKFVQRHPNSLFHIMSFSMAGALGQFFIFRTVSEFGPLPCSIITTTRKFFTVLSSVLLFGNTLIPRQWLGTFIVFTALFLDALYSRNKNVKKDDSK, encoded by the exons atgacgaGTAATAGCAGTACTAGATTAATAATATGTGCACTAGGTATATtcgtttgttatttttattttggcatgcttcaagaaaaaataacaagGGGTGTCTACGGTGATGAGAAGAACagtgaaaaattcacttacaTGTTTTCACTTGTTTTCTTCCAATGTGTTGTCAATTAtgtattttcaaagtttttgcTGCTGACAGTTATGAAGGAGAATGATGACAGTACAAAAACAGTTTATTACGCTTTTGCAGCTTTGACATACTTATTAGGGATGGTATCCAGTAATATGGCATTAAGCTATGTCAGTTATCCGACACAAGTTGTCGGTAAATCTGCCAAACCAATTCCTGTTATGTTATTAGGAGTTTTACTCGGTAAAAAg tCATACTCaatgagaaaatatttattcacatTCATGATCGTCGCCGGCGTGATTCTGTTCATGTTCAAAGACGGTAAATCAGCACCAGAGAAGCAGAGTGAACAAACTGGGTTTGGCGGTGAATTACTGATATTCTTATCTTTAATGATGGACGGTTTCACGAGCGCAGCACAAGAGCGTATGCGCGCTGAGCATAAATCCTCATCGGGGCACATGATGATGAACATGAACTTCTGGTCCATGGTGTTCAGTGGCACTGTTATTGCACTGAGTGGAGAAATGTTTGAATTTGTTAAGTTTGTTCAAAGACATCCCAATTCACTCTTTCATATTATGTCATTTTCGATGGCTGGTGCGTTAGGGCAGTTCTTTATCTTCCGCACGGTATCGGAATTCGGTCCACTGCCCTGCTCAATTATTACCACCACCAGGAAATTTTTCACTGTTTTAAGCTCAGTTTTGTTGTTTGGAAATACTTTAATTCCCAGACAATGGTTAGGtacttttattgtatttaCTGCGTTATTTTTAGACGCTCTTTATAGCAGAAATAAGAATGTTAAAAAAGATGACAGTAAATaa
- the LOC123267840 gene encoding formylglycine-generating enzyme translates to MEIFFKLIIILVINFADGNKEDKNCCGKHLNRPKCDSSKNDNKYCSSEFNHSEDYDKDISDNLLSIVRQSVPNEMVKIKTGVYFIGTDKPVFTQDGEGPIRPVELNSFYIDKYEVSNKNFEIFVNATGYKTEAEKFGNSFVFDGLISEEVKSKIEQAVAQAPWWLPVDKASWRHPEGPDSNITYRMDHPVIHVSWNDAVAYCTWLGKRLPTEAEWEVTCKGGLDDRLYPWGNKLTPNNKHRINIWQGEFPNKNTAEDGFKGTAPVTEFPPNGYGVYNIAGNVWEWTSDWWSVKHTKDKTHNPTGPATGSDKVKKGGSYLCHENYCFRYRCMARHQNTPDTSAGNLGFRCAKDDV, encoded by the exons atggaaattttttttaaattaataataatattagtaataaattttgctgatggaaataaagaagataaaaattgtTGTGGAAAACATTTAAACCGTCCAAAGTGTGACAGTTCTAAAAATGACAACAAATATTGTTCGAGTGAATTTAATCACTCAGAAGATTATGATAAAGACATAAGTgacaatttattatcaatagtACGGCAAAGTGTGCCTAATGAAATGGTAAAGATAAAAACTGgagtttattttattggtACCGATAAGCCGGTGTTTACCCAAGACGGCGAAGGCCCAATAAGGCCGGTAGAATTGAACAGTTTTTATATCGACAAGTATGAGGTCAGCAataaaaactttgaaatttttgtcaacGCTACTGGGTATAAGACAGAAGCAGAAAAATTTGGCAATTCTTTTGTGTTCGACGGGCTGATTAGTGAAGAAGTTAAGTCGAAAATTGAGCAAGCTGTCGCTCAGGCGCCTTGGTGGTTGCCTGTTGATAAAGCATCTTGGAGACATCCTGAAGGGCCGGACTCTAATATCACTT acagAATGGACCATCCAGTGATCCATGTATCGTGGAACGATGCTGTTGCGTACTGCACATGGTTAGGAAAAAGATTGCCCACTGAAGCAGAATGGGAAGTCACGTGTAAAGGCGGTCTTGATGACAGATTGTATCCTTGGGGTAATAAATTGACACCAAATAATAAACATAg AATTAACATATGGCAAGGTGaatttccaaataaaaataccgCTGAAGATGGTTTCAAAGGCACAGCACCGGTAACTGAATTTCCACCAAACGGATACGGTGTTTACAATATTGCTGGTAATGTTTGGGAATGGACATCCGATTGGTGGTCTGTAAAACATACCAAAGATAAAACTCACAATCCT acGGGACCAGCAACGGGAAGTGACAAAGTTAAGAAAGGGGGTTCATATCTTTGTCACGAAAATTATTGCTTTAGGTATAGATGCATGGCTCGTCATCAAAACACACCAGATACATCGGCTGGTAATCTCGGATTCAGGTGTGCAAAGGATgatgtttaa
- the LOC123267838 gene encoding uncharacterized protein LOC123267838 — protein sequence MKYNHTFLAVKFKNDMKRYSHDDRIMVSSVISTHDADFFNSLYDNICLIADKTWAFDKQHHYRKLNQRLWVQNFKWIEKYYDKSSPRRVRDVIPDSLLAQYGNYKYNEARESLYKSSQETSIFHSVNLHSPDKPTEPWMLDEVEKWFAHLTLKSSLNGLKGISFFDESIKLTTDNDEYYDKCCPLLYTIDSATELELQRRIANDSVKCLWRSKTTPAKTPSNHEQVTQGYDCSRVNQQHQLRDNDHKRLTSERKNDDESFSKCFQCPSGVNKKKLPDYEEKDCKIFQKSLPLLSPEVPEFFPKEMIVGPTRLDVRYESSVPLPLHYIPLTSSSATERNYYHDKLFPVISSRPQLPNFNAIFQNPGIPLVTSPIMTPLIRSPHHWIPRIAPPLQIQIPVCCSIVPHQNIASLQSICPINHHRPSPIQLNDKIIQSSPSANNFNNQSAIPVYQQPPELYHHDYKRKSHGVDFNNLILLTKSAMKVRRNQSKNPQQSSSFILESRQSNLKSEDDVLQWLNKGYQKRAKEFININSLDTDLNEFAGKLDNGDNDKFDNNADLLEHDNNDDESVINNETESLKV from the exons ATGAAATACAACCACACATTTTTAGcggtaaaatttaaaaatgatatgaag AGATATTCGCATGATGATCGGATAATGGTATCATCGGTAATATCCACACATGACGCTGACTTTTTCAACAGTTTGTATGATAATATTTGCTTAATAGCTGATAAAACCTGGGCATTTGATAAACAACATCATTATCGTAAATTAAATCAACGCTTGTGGGTTCAG AATTTCAAGTGGATTGAAAAGTATTACGATAAAAGTTCACCACGTCGTGTACGTGACGTAATTCCTGATTCTTTGTTGGCACAATATGGTAACTATAAGTATAATGAGGCCCGAGAGAGTCTGTATAAATCAAGCCAGGAAACATCTATATTTCATAGTGTAAATTTACATTCACCGGATAAACCAACTGAGCCATGGATGCTTGATGAAGTTGAAAAATGGTTTGCCCATTTAACGCTAAAAAG TTCATTAAACGGGTTAAAGGGTATCAGCTTCTTCGATGAAAGCATCAAGCTAACTACTGATAATGATGAATATTACGACAAATGTTGTCCATTGCTTTACACAATCGACAGTGCCACTGAGTTAGAACTACAAAGACGTATTGCTAATGACAGTGTTAAATGCCTGTGGAGGTCAAAAACGACGCCAGCAAAAACACCGTCTAATCACGAACAAGTAACACAAGGATACGATTGTTCACGCGTTAATCAGCAACACCAGCTGCGTGATAATGATCATAAAAGACTTACAAGTGAACGAAAAAACGACGATGAATCATTTAGCAAATGTTTTCAGTGTCCTTCTGgcgttaataaaaaaaaattgcctgATTATGAAGAAAAAGACTGTAAAATATTCCAGAAATCGTTACCTTTGTTGAGCCCAGAAGTACCGGAGTTCTTTCCTAAAGAAATGATTGTAGGCCCTACACGTCTGGATGTTCGCTATGAGTCATCAGTACCTCTACCTCTCCATTATATTCCATTAACGTCCTCGTCAGCCACAGAgagaaattattatcatgataagTTATTTCCTGTTATTAGCAGTAGACCACAGTTGCCAAACTTCAACGCgatttttcaa aACCCGGGTATTCCACTAGTTACATCGCCTATAATGACCCCGCTGATCAGATCACCTCACCACTGGATTCCACGAATAGCTCCTCCTTTACAAATTCAAATTCCTGTCTGTTGTTCAATAGTTCCACATCAGAATATTGCGTCATTGCAATCAATTTGTCCTATTAACCATCACCGGCCGTCACCAATTCAACTAAacgataaaataatacaatcaTCGCCGTCggctaacaattttaataatcaatcgGCGATTCCTGTTTATCAACAGCCTCCTGAGTTGTACCATCATGATTACAAGCGTAAATCTCACGGcgttgattttaataatttgatacTGCTCACGAAGAGTGCCATGAAAGTGAGAAGAAACCAGTCAAAAAATCCACAGCAGAGTTCAAGTTTCATTTTGGAATCACGCCAGTCGAATTTGAAGTCTGAAGACGATGTACTTCAATGGCTGAATAAAGGTTATCAAAAAAGAGCTAAAGagttcataaatattaattctcTTGATACAGATTTGAATGAATTTGCTGGAAAGTTAGACAATGGTGATAATGACAAATTTGATAACAACGCTGATTTGTTGGaacatgataataatgatgatgaatcAGTGATTAATAATGAAACCGAAAGTTTAAAAGTATGA